One Chryseobacterium sp. StRB126 genomic region harbors:
- a CDS encoding Tex family protein: MTTVEFIQKQLDISEKSINNTLQLLAEDCTIPFISRYRKDKTGNLDEIQIEQIAKISKQFEEIVKRKESILKSIEEQGALTSELKQRIEESFDLQELEDLYLPFKKRKKTKADAAKEKGLEPLAKIIMSQRNDDVQFLASKYLNNEVPSEEDALQGARDIMAEWINENMYVRKNLRRLFQRKAVVTSKVVKAKKEEEDAQKFSQYFEWEENLSRTPSHRLLAMLRAEAEGFVKTNVGIDKEEAIDFIEKAIIKSNNESSEQIALAIKDSYKRLLEPAISNEALQEAKEKADKKAIEIFSENLSQLLLAPPLGEKRILAIDPGYRSGCKVVCLDEKGDLLHNETLYPHAPQNESGMAMKKIRSMVNAYHIEAISIGNGTASRETEFFIKKIAFDKPLQVFVVSEAGASVYSASKIARDEFPTYDVTVRGAVSIGRRLSDPLAELVKIDPKSIGVGQYQHDVDQTQLKNELDSTVMKCVNSVGINLNTASKSLLSYVSGIGEKMAENIVNYRAENGAFEDRKQLKKVPRLGEKAFQQAAAFVRIANSKNPLDNSAVHPEAYGIVEKMAKDLGIKTNELIANKEKIALIKPENYITGDIGILGIKDIVKELEKPGLDPRKAAKVFEFDPSVKSIKDLKTGMILPGIVNNITAFGCFVDLGIKESGLVHISQLKDGFVSDVNEVVKLHQHVRVKVTEVDEARKRVQLSMIL; encoded by the coding sequence ATGACGACCGTAGAATTTATACAGAAGCAGCTCGATATTTCTGAAAAGAGCATCAACAATACTTTACAATTATTAGCAGAAGACTGCACCATTCCTTTTATTTCCCGTTACAGGAAAGATAAAACCGGAAATCTGGATGAAATCCAAATTGAACAAATTGCCAAGATCAGTAAGCAGTTTGAAGAGATTGTAAAGAGAAAGGAATCTATTTTAAAGTCCATAGAAGAACAGGGGGCTTTGACTTCTGAACTGAAACAAAGAATTGAAGAAAGCTTTGATCTTCAGGAGCTGGAGGATTTATACCTGCCTTTTAAGAAACGTAAAAAGACCAAAGCAGATGCTGCTAAGGAAAAAGGACTGGAGCCTTTAGCCAAGATCATTATGAGCCAAAGGAACGATGATGTTCAGTTTTTAGCTTCAAAATATCTGAATAATGAGGTTCCTTCTGAGGAAGATGCACTGCAGGGAGCCAGAGATATCATGGCAGAATGGATCAATGAAAATATGTATGTCCGCAAGAATCTGCGTCGTTTGTTCCAACGTAAGGCTGTTGTTACTTCTAAAGTGGTGAAGGCTAAAAAAGAGGAAGAAGATGCTCAGAAGTTCTCGCAATATTTCGAATGGGAAGAAAACCTCAGCAGAACCCCTTCTCACAGACTTTTGGCTATGCTGAGAGCAGAAGCAGAAGGTTTTGTGAAAACCAATGTGGGAATTGATAAGGAAGAGGCCATCGATTTTATTGAAAAAGCCATCATTAAATCTAATAATGAAAGTTCTGAACAGATTGCTTTAGCGATCAAAGACAGCTATAAAAGACTTTTGGAACCTGCTATTTCTAACGAAGCCCTTCAGGAAGCTAAAGAAAAAGCAGATAAAAAAGCGATTGAAATTTTCTCTGAGAATTTAAGTCAACTCCTTTTAGCTCCGCCATTGGGAGAGAAAAGAATTCTGGCTATCGATCCGGGTTACAGAAGTGGCTGTAAAGTAGTTTGTCTGGATGAAAAGGGAGATCTTCTTCATAATGAAACCCTCTACCCTCACGCTCCACAGAATGAATCCGGTATGGCGATGAAAAAGATCCGTTCTATGGTGAACGCTTACCATATTGAAGCGATTTCCATCGGAAACGGAACGGCAAGCCGTGAAACTGAATTTTTCATCAAGAAAATTGCTTTTGATAAGCCTTTACAGGTTTTTGTGGTTTCCGAAGCCGGGGCCTCTGTGTATTCTGCCAGCAAAATTGCAAGAGATGAATTCCCAACCTACGATGTAACAGTTCGCGGTGCAGTTTCTATTGGAAGGAGACTTTCTGATCCGTTGGCTGAACTGGTAAAAATTGATCCTAAATCTATTGGTGTTGGACAATATCAGCATGATGTGGACCAGACTCAATTAAAAAATGAACTGGATTCTACGGTGATGAAGTGTGTAAACTCTGTAGGAATCAATTTAAATACAGCTAGTAAATCATTACTAAGCTACGTTTCCGGAATTGGAGAGAAAATGGCTGAAAATATTGTGAATTACCGAGCCGAAAACGGAGCTTTTGAAGACAGAAAACAACTTAAAAAGGTTCCAAGACTTGGAGAAAAAGCTTTTCAGCAGGCAGCAGCATTTGTAAGAATTGCCAATTCAAAAAATCCGCTGGATAACTCTGCTGTTCATCCTGAAGCATATGGGATTGTAGAAAAAATGGCTAAAGATCTGGGTATTAAAACCAATGAACTGATAGCCAACAAAGAAAAGATTGCGCTGATAAAGCCTGAAAATTATATTACCGGAGACATCGGAATTCTTGGAATCAAAGATATTGTAAAGGAGCTTGAAAAACCAGGGCTGGATCCAAGAAAAGCAGCTAAGGTATTTGAATTCGATCCTAGTGTAAAAAGTATTAAAGATTTAAAAACAGGCATGATTCTTCCGGGAATCGTTAACAATATAACAGCTTTCGGTTGTTTTGTTGATCTTGGAATTAAAGAAAGCGGACTGGTTCACATTTCCCAGCTGAAGGATGGATTTGTATCGGATGTGAATGAAGTGGTGAAACTGCATCAGCATGTGAGAGTAAAGGTAACGGAAGTGGATGAGGCAAGAAAAAGAGTGCAATTGAGCATGATTTTATAA
- a CDS encoding HAD family hydrolase, which translates to MKYKNLIFDLDGTLWDSRATIIKIWNDVLNKRQLIQQELKPDDMNQYMGLLAHDILKDMLPGISNQQIQELLSEVVARENEVLGIQGGILYPGVEETLKNLSNTHNLFIVSNCQEGYIESFLAHYQLETLFADFESHGRTQKPKVENIQLLMERNGLSIDNSVYVGDTQTDYDSAASNSLPFIFCEYGFGKLAHQHEAQISVFSDLKKHI; encoded by the coding sequence TTGAAATATAAGAATTTAATTTTCGATCTGGATGGAACCTTATGGGATTCCAGAGCAACCATCATCAAAATATGGAATGATGTTTTAAATAAGCGTCAATTGATACAACAGGAACTGAAGCCTGATGATATGAATCAATATATGGGTTTACTAGCCCATGATATTCTAAAGGATATGCTTCCCGGTATTTCGAACCAACAGATTCAGGAACTTCTTTCAGAGGTTGTAGCCCGGGAAAATGAGGTATTGGGAATACAAGGCGGTATTCTTTACCCTGGTGTTGAAGAAACGTTGAAAAACCTTTCCAACACCCACAATCTTTTCATTGTAAGCAATTGTCAGGAGGGATATATTGAATCTTTTTTAGCACATTATCAATTGGAGACTCTCTTTGCAGATTTTGAATCTCATGGGCGAACTCAAAAACCTAAAGTAGAAAATATACAGCTCCTTATGGAAAGAAATGGTCTATCTATCGACAATTCTGTATACGTTGGGGACACACAGACAGATTATGATTCTGCCGCTTCCAACAGTTTACCGTTTATTTTCTGTGAATACGGCTTTGGAAAACTGGCTCATCAGCATGAAGCCCAGATTTCAGTATTCTCTGATTTAAAAAAGCATATTTAA
- a CDS encoding M20/M25/M40 family metallo-hydrolase, with the protein MRINRFFAVSAVMLAAQFSWAQVKVDPKENLNPIVKSFVDEVNNNSQLEGMAYELLDGIGPRLVGTPEMLAANEWSAEKLRSWGIDANLQQFGTWKGWQRGTTHVDMVFPRVKSLSATQLAWSPSTKKAVEAEVVVLPKVSSKAEFDKWLPSVKGKIVLMAQYQKIGRSDEQIKEFATPELYEKLKAEKDHAAKDFTAYVKNIGYDNNTLPEALENAGAAGIAISNWTGIMGANRIFGAKTSKIPMIDIDVEDYGMLYRMAEKGAQPKIKIDAQSKVLPEAKSFNTIGMIKGKEKPDEYVILSAHLDSWDGAQGATDNGTGTLTMLETMRILKKYYPNNKRTIVIGLWGSEEQGLNGSRGFVADNPQIIKGTQAAFNQDNGTGRVVNISGQGFVKAYDYIGKWLDGVPKAVRSHIKTDFPGMPGGGGSDHASFVAAGVPGFSLGSLNWGYFGYTWHTTKDTYDKIVFDEVKNNVILTAALAYMASEDPEFTNREKRVMPKDDKGNPVQWPEVREPKRSSKDYK; encoded by the coding sequence ATGAGGATAAATAGATTTTTTGCAGTATCGGCTGTAATGTTGGCTGCCCAATTTTCATGGGCTCAGGTAAAGGTAGACCCGAAAGAGAACCTTAACCCAATCGTAAAAAGTTTTGTAGATGAAGTAAACAACAATTCCCAGCTTGAAGGGATGGCTTATGAACTTCTGGACGGAATAGGACCACGTCTTGTGGGAACTCCGGAAATGCTTGCTGCTAATGAGTGGAGTGCTGAAAAGCTTCGTTCATGGGGAATTGATGCCAACCTTCAACAGTTCGGAACCTGGAAAGGATGGCAGAGAGGAACTACCCACGTAGATATGGTATTCCCAAGAGTAAAATCTTTGTCAGCCACTCAACTGGCCTGGAGCCCTTCTACCAAAAAGGCTGTTGAAGCTGAGGTGGTTGTTCTGCCAAAAGTATCATCTAAAGCAGAATTTGACAAATGGCTTCCTTCTGTAAAAGGAAAAATTGTACTGATGGCTCAATACCAGAAGATAGGGCGTTCTGATGAACAGATCAAGGAGTTTGCAACCCCGGAACTGTATGAAAAACTTAAAGCAGAAAAAGATCACGCAGCCAAAGACTTTACAGCGTATGTAAAGAATATTGGATATGATAATAATACCCTTCCTGAAGCGCTTGAAAATGCAGGAGCAGCTGGAATTGCCATTTCAAATTGGACTGGAATTATGGGAGCAAACAGAATCTTCGGAGCAAAAACATCTAAAATTCCAATGATAGACATTGATGTGGAAGATTACGGTATGCTTTACAGAATGGCAGAGAAAGGCGCTCAGCCTAAAATTAAGATTGATGCTCAGTCTAAGGTACTTCCTGAAGCAAAAAGCTTTAATACGATCGGTATGATTAAGGGGAAAGAAAAACCGGATGAGTATGTCATTCTTTCCGCTCACCTGGACTCATGGGATGGTGCTCAGGGAGCTACAGACAACGGAACAGGAACGCTTACAATGCTTGAAACCATGAGAATTCTTAAAAAATACTATCCCAATAATAAAAGAACAATTGTGATTGGGCTTTGGGGAAGTGAAGAGCAGGGATTGAATGGTTCAAGAGGTTTTGTAGCAGATAACCCTCAGATTATTAAAGGAACGCAAGCTGCATTCAATCAGGATAACGGAACCGGACGTGTTGTCAATATCAGTGGTCAGGGTTTTGTAAAAGCATATGACTATATTGGAAAATGGCTGGATGGGGTTCCGAAAGCGGTAAGAAGCCATATCAAGACAGATTTCCCTGGAATGCCAGGCGGTGGCGGATCAGACCATGCTTCATTTGTAGCAGCAGGAGTTCCTGGATTTTCATTAGGTTCATTGAACTGGGGCTATTTCGGTTATACTTGGCATACCACAAAAGATACGTATGATAAAATCGTTTTTGATGAGGTGAAGAACAATGTGATCTTAACAGCAGCATTAGCGTATATGGCTTCTGAAGATCCTGAATTTACGAACAGAGAAAAAAGGGTAATGCCTAAAGACGATAAAGGAAATCCGGTACAATGGCCGGAAGTAAGAGAACCTAAAAGAAGTTCTAAAGATTATAAATGA
- a CDS encoding histone H1 has protein sequence MKELIEKINAEFEAFTTEANQQAEKGNKAAGTRARKSALELSKLFKDFRKVSVEESKK, from the coding sequence ATGAAAGAACTAATTGAAAAAATCAACGCAGAATTTGAAGCGTTTACAACTGAGGCAAACCAACAAGCGGAAAAAGGAAACAAAGCAGCTGGTACAAGAGCTCGTAAATCAGCTTTAGAATTAAGCAAATTGTTCAAGGATTTCAGAAAAGTTTCTGTAGAAGAATCTAAGAAGTAA